In one window of Streptomyces sp. FXJ1.172 DNA:
- a CDS encoding SUKH-4 family immunity protein, translated as MSTTDTGIAAITLTEAELDRYVTHAPTRGLLGGDGLPADTDLLTFSPLRTYGLRTLADAADAPFRLAEELRGRLVIGELLGPAGKERESILLDGATGEITTAYLFDPSEPRPFAPSLTTLLRFAAVTEELAGLRGRFASLAGQYGPQTAAEATRRLLALFEEGADGEVPSYWKTAALIRPLALVAGPGTASGLTLDVPARVLDQEFGHGRVSRFEDVDFPPTLTHEPTRRFLRETGLPEQTVLFCADTDVPLPTLREYYTEERPGEFPLDELPAHADHLIRLGYLAEDNSLVVDGRTGAVLTFSEPEATLHPLNTDVSTLAFTLWLLHHERTIHRHLHHELTTLAYEDLAAAMIHTLSTVDPTGTSPGTHWHYWTEAFQDEAGGVL; from the coding sequence ATGAGCACGACCGACACCGGGATTGCGGCGATCACGCTGACCGAGGCGGAGCTGGACCGCTACGTCACGCACGCGCCGACGCGCGGCCTGCTCGGCGGCGACGGACTGCCCGCGGACACCGACCTGCTGACCTTCTCCCCGCTGCGCACGTACGGCCTGCGCACGCTCGCCGACGCCGCGGACGCCCCGTTCCGGCTGGCCGAGGAGCTGCGGGGCCGCCTGGTCATAGGCGAGCTGCTCGGTCCGGCCGGCAAAGAGCGCGAGTCGATCCTGCTCGACGGCGCCACGGGCGAGATCACGACGGCCTACCTCTTCGACCCGTCCGAGCCCCGCCCCTTCGCGCCCTCCCTCACCACGCTGCTGCGCTTCGCCGCGGTCACCGAGGAACTGGCAGGCCTGCGCGGCCGTTTCGCGTCCCTCGCGGGCCAGTACGGCCCGCAGACGGCCGCCGAGGCGACGCGCCGCCTGCTCGCCCTGTTCGAGGAGGGCGCGGACGGCGAGGTCCCGTCGTACTGGAAGACGGCGGCCCTGATCCGCCCGCTCGCCCTCGTCGCCGGTCCCGGCACGGCGTCCGGCCTCACCCTGGACGTCCCCGCGCGCGTCCTGGACCAGGAGTTCGGGCACGGCCGGGTGTCCCGCTTCGAGGACGTCGACTTCCCGCCGACGCTCACGCACGAGCCGACCCGCCGCTTCCTGCGCGAGACAGGCCTGCCGGAGCAGACGGTGCTCTTCTGCGCCGACACGGACGTCCCCCTGCCGACGCTGCGCGAGTACTACACCGAGGAGCGCCCGGGTGAGTTCCCCCTGGACGAACTCCCGGCCCACGCCGACCATTTGATCCGCCTCGGCTATCTGGCCGAGGACAACAGCCTGGTGGTGGACGGCAGAACGGGCGCGGTCCTGACCTTCAGCGAGCCCGAGGCGACGCTCCACCCCCTGAACACGGACGTCTCGACCCTGGCCTTCACCCTCTGGCTGCTGCACCACGAGCGCACCATTCACCGCCACCTCCACCACGAGCTGACGACCCTGGCCTACGAGGACCTGGCCGCGGCCATGATCCACACCCTGTCGACGGTCGACCCCACGGGCACGTCACCCGGCACGCACTGGCACTACTGGACGGAGGCCTTCCAGGACGAAGCGGGCGGAGTGCTCTGA